In Octopus bimaculoides isolate UCB-OBI-ISO-001 chromosome 14, ASM119413v2, whole genome shotgun sequence, the following are encoded in one genomic region:
- the LOC106878683 gene encoding uncharacterized protein LOC106878683 isoform X1: protein MFTAVHLPSDNTIDATLLIIIVVAAVIVSIAIVVSITLCIVRCNNVRNSSSERTAEEKQAYQCRNEMRQLIYQGNNSVPVMSGNRGETSDRYGHSRSHYYPEDWKTSTMNRSLQKSTKQKYSQPIEVTSYGDNRPSSNYPTDTLTSRKSSGQCWSERSSRQYEEIPAMSGIYGGAPPDVSSTIERDHYQDRYVKPPERQLPSTPDVVVS from the exons ATGTTCACAGCTGTGCACCTACCAAGTGATAACACCATAGATGCCACATTGTTGATTATCATTGTAGTAGCAGCTGTGATAGTATCTATAGCTATTGTGGTTTCTATAACACTGTGTATTGTGAGATGTAACAATGTGAGAAATAGCTCATCTGAAAGAACAGCAGAAGAGAAACAGGCATACCAATGTCGCAATGAGATGAGACAGTTGATCTATCAAGGTAACAACAGTGTACCTGTGATGTCAGGTAATCGAGGAGAGACATCAGACAGATATGGTCATTCGAGGAGCCATTACTATCCAGAAGATTGGAAGACATCGACAATGAACAGAAGTCTTCAGAAGTCTACAAAG CAGAAATACAGTCAACCCATTGAGGTGACATCTTATGGAGACAACAGACCATCTTCTAACTATCCCACTGACACATTGACCAGTCGTAAGAGTAGTGGACAGTGCTGGAGTGAGCGGTCAAGTAGACAGTATGAAGAAATACCAGCAATGTCAG gaATCTATGGTGGTGCCCCACCTGATGTATCAAGCACCATTGAGAGAGACCATTACCAAGACAGATATGTGAAACCTCCAGAGAGACAGTTACCTTCAACACCAGATGTTGTTGTCAGTTAA
- the LOC106878683 gene encoding uncharacterized protein LOC106878683 isoform X2: protein MFTAVHLPSDNTIDATLLIIIVVAAVIVSIAIVVSITLCIVRCNNVRNSSSERTAEEKQAYQCRNEMRQLIYQGNNSVPVMSGNRGETSDRYGHSRSHYYPEDWKTSTMNRSLQKSTKKYSQPIEVTSYGDNRPSSNYPTDTLTSRKSSGQCWSERSSRQYEEIPAMSGIYGGAPPDVSSTIERDHYQDRYVKPPERQLPSTPDVVVS from the exons ATGTTCACAGCTGTGCACCTACCAAGTGATAACACCATAGATGCCACATTGTTGATTATCATTGTAGTAGCAGCTGTGATAGTATCTATAGCTATTGTGGTTTCTATAACACTGTGTATTGTGAGATGTAACAATGTGAGAAATAGCTCATCTGAAAGAACAGCAGAAGAGAAACAGGCATACCAATGTCGCAATGAGATGAGACAGTTGATCTATCAAGGTAACAACAGTGTACCTGTGATGTCAGGTAATCGAGGAGAGACATCAGACAGATATGGTCATTCGAGGAGCCATTACTATCCAGAAGATTGGAAGACATCGACAATGAACAGAAGTCTTCAGAAGTCTACAAAG AAATACAGTCAACCCATTGAGGTGACATCTTATGGAGACAACAGACCATCTTCTAACTATCCCACTGACACATTGACCAGTCGTAAGAGTAGTGGACAGTGCTGGAGTGAGCGGTCAAGTAGACAGTATGAAGAAATACCAGCAATGTCAG gaATCTATGGTGGTGCCCCACCTGATGTATCAAGCACCATTGAGAGAGACCATTACCAAGACAGATATGTGAAACCTCCAGAGAGACAGTTACCTTCAACACCAGATGTTGTTGTCAGTTAA